TGGGCTTGCGCCGCCTCGTCGCGGAGACCGCCGCCGACCACGCAGCGAGCAACAGGGTCCTCACCGCAGCCGGCTTCACCGTCTGGGGGCGCGAGAGAGCCGCCGACGCTCCCGACGGGAGCGTCGGCCCCGCCCTGCACTGGGAGCGTCTGGCCGAGGGATGATCAACCCTCGGTCACCCCGTCGGTCAGGCCGAGCCAGTCGGCCATGAGCACCAGCTCCTCGTCGAGCTCGGCCCGGTCGTCCCTGCCGCCACGGCCCGGCTCCCACGAGACCTGCCGCGCCCGCAACACCCGTGCACCGCGGTCCGCCTTGAGGTCGACCCGACCGACCAGCCGGTCGCCGAGGAGGAAGGGCAGCACGTAGTAACCGTGCACCCGCTTGTGGGCGGGCGTGTAGATCTCCAGCCGGTAGTGGAAGTCGAAGAGCTGCTCGACCCGCTGCCGGTGCCACACCAAACTGTCGAAGGGGGACAGCAGTGCGCGGGCACGGACGGCGCGGGGGCGGCGGGCCCGCTCGTGCAGATACCAGGGCCCGGGACTCCCCTCGACTTGGACCTCCTCCACCTCGCCCTCGGACACCAACCGGGAGAGCGCCGGACGCACGTGCTCGCGCGGGATCCGGAAGTAGTCGGCCAGGTCGGCCTGCGTGGACAGCCCGTGCGCCCGCGCGGCGATCCGCACGAGCTCGATGTAGGCCTCCTGCGGGGGGACCCGGCGGGCGCGGTCCAACCACGGGCCGCTCTCGGCCCTGGGAACGACCCGCGCCAGACCGGCGTAGCGCCGCTCGAACTGGCTCGTGCGGCCGGCCGAGGAGATCCGACCCGCCCAGAAGAGGTACTCCAGGGCGCTCTTGACCAGGGACCAGTTCCATCCCCAGTCCGCCGGACGCCCGGAACGCTCGTGCCCGAGGGCTGCCTCGATCTGGCGCGCGGTGCGTGGCTGCCCGGACTCGACCTCGACGAGCACGGCCGCGACCAGGTCGGGGTGGTCCCGGGCGATGCGTTGCATCCCACCCCAGGACCCGTCCTCGGCCCGCTGCATCCGCGGGTGGTCCATCAGCGGCCAGGTCGAGGGGTGCATCAGGCTCGCCTCGTGGGCCCAGTACTCGACCATCCGCCGCGGCGCACGGTCACGCATCCGGTCGAGCAGAGCGG
The DNA window shown above is from Janibacter sp. A1S7 and carries:
- a CDS encoding winged helix-turn-helix domain-containing protein, giving the protein MTARTLRPDQARRIAIAAQGLARPRPDRAVTTRDLQRVLDTVGLVQIDSVNVLARSQYLPFFSRLGPYDTALLDRMRDRAPRRMVEYWAHEASLMHPSTWPLMDHPRMQRAEDGSWGGMQRIARDHPDLVAAVLVEVESGQPRTARQIEAALGHERSGRPADWGWNWSLVKSALEYLFWAGRISSAGRTSQFERRYAGLARVVPRAESGPWLDRARRVPPQEAYIELVRIAARAHGLSTQADLADYFRIPREHVRPALSRLVSEGEVEEVQVEGSPGPWYLHERARRPRAVRARALLSPFDSLVWHRQRVEQLFDFHYRLEIYTPAHKRVHGYYVLPFLLGDRLVGRVDLKADRGARVLRARQVSWEPGRGGRDDRAELDEELVLMADWLGLTDGVTEG